A stretch of Arachis hypogaea cultivar Tifrunner chromosome 15, arahy.Tifrunner.gnm2.J5K5, whole genome shotgun sequence DNA encodes these proteins:
- the LOC112750103 gene encoding two-component response regulator ORR3 — MTQVMERDGVVSEEVHVLAVDDSLVDRKVIERLLKISACKVTAVDSGISALQLLGLDEQRTSESDDFVGLKVDLIITDYCMPGMSGYDLLKKIKGSSTFREIPVVIMSSENILPRIDRCLEEGAKDFIVKPVKLSDVKRLKNYMSTASRDVSAAEAGGCSGGGGGGGGGINKRKLSDTTAFDYLSSSPPSISSSITPLSSPSESSSSPSPSPLSSPIRSLDSPIRRLKMTGGD; from the exons ATGACTCAAGTGATGGAGAGAGACGGCGTCGTTTCAGAAGAAGTTCATGTCTTAGCCGTCGATGATAGCCTCGTCGATCGGAAGGTCATTGAGCGCTTACTCAAAATCTCAGCTTGTAAAG TTACTGCTGTTGATAGTGGAATCAGTGCCCTGCAGTTACTGGGGCTGGACGAACAGAGAACATCTGAATCAGATGATTTTGTG GGTTTAAAGGTAGATCTAATTATCACAGATTATTGCATGCCTGGAATGTCTGGTTATGATTTGCTCAAAAAAATCAAG GGATCGTCCACTTTCAGAGAAATTCCGGTCGTCATCATGTCCTCGGAAAATATCTTGCCACGAATTGACAG ATGCTTAGAGGAGGGAGCAAAGGATTTCATAGTAAAGCCAGTGAAGTTATCTGACGTGAAACGGTTGAAGAATTATATGAGCACCGCCAGCAGGGACGTTAGCGCCGCCGAAGCCGGAGGTTGCAgcggtggcggtggtggtggtggaggaggaattaacaaaaggaagctttCAGACACTACCGCCTTTGATTATCTGTCATCATCTCCACCGTCCATTTCGTCCTCAATAACCCCCTTATCATCGCCGTCCGAGTCTTCTTCATCGCCTTCTCCGTCGCCATTATCTTCGCCCATCAGATCGCTTGATTCTCCAATCCGACGGCTTAAAATGACCGGCGGAGATTGA